In one Watersipora subatra chromosome 6, tzWatSuba1.1, whole genome shotgun sequence genomic region, the following are encoded:
- the LOC137397924 gene encoding uncharacterized protein gives MLYSCSICGFSHNSNKVFTLHVIRVHKHDPRFRITCFCGMSYGSYLSYRRHVRRKHKDTETHIESMPLEPVVEPVLDPDPQSPHHRNNEQTVRPPSLEKNCAKFMLSLATSNIPNVHIEKIGSTVTELLNEQKRLLTDTVQKEHGIDVGGLFPCHGFTRLATQHTRMRYFKEKFNLIESTPIRYNNTARRPFYYVSVLSTLQIMLDSPEIRNVVQFPIFSPDGAIKDCIDADYAQNSDFFADGQKIMVAAYYDDIEVVNPIGSKRKKHKIALFYWTLLNVPPQHRSQLKFIHLFAVAYSADVKEYGVQAILLKFAEEINVLKKDGIEVVNRDGKDIYKGSLLFFIGDTPAANMVAGFKEGVGGAAMKCRTCYGSSQEIIQQFNHTEFRLRDIESHRRHCLLLGPEMPARQRVEYSKRYGINSLSILDKIDGFDVCQCIPVDIMHIVCEGTLPYAIKGFVSRLLENRIISISSLNEHIKNFPYRGDDKKNAPSSLERSCFNGLDTGKIGQSATQTICLGFLLPLILAGHNIEEIPEYRLLLMMVEITSVLLAYSFNKDQITTAATLIKLYLETWVTVYGAHTITPKMHYLVHIPYYIVKFGLPRGTWCLRMEAKHAFFKSLRMRNFKNVPLSLSNRHQLEFCHDWADANVHGVLHHNNAKTKGARTAEDSPEPPEHIQESLGDCTQCCNTITISGFRYSIGDAFRLASDTYGVILQIVANNDYITAFLLEEYKAEWFEARLFAHKLQCTGNFVWRLVSSLPHHHPLYVYKLPPFQPACYIQPRYFSDPEFVDTV, from the exons ATGCTTTATAGCTGTTCCATATGTGGATTTTCTCACAATTCAAATAAAGTCTTCACTCTCCATGTCATCCGAGTTCATAAACATGATCCAAGGTTTCGGATAACATGTTTCTGCGGCATGAGTTACGGAAG ctatcTCAGTTATAGAAGGCACGTTCGTAGGAAACACAAGGACACTGAAACTCATATTGAATCAATGCCTTTAGAACCAGTTGTAGAGCCAGTTTTAGACCCAGATCCGCAATCTCCTCATCATCGTAACA ATGAGCAAACTGTTAGACCTCCTTCACTGGAGAAGAACTGTGCCAAATTTATGCTAAGTCTTGCAACAAGTAATATTCCCAATGTACACATTGAAAAGATTGGTTCCACTGTCACTGAGCTGTTGAATGAACAGAAACGATTGTTAACGGATACAGTGCAAAAAGAACATGGAATAGATGTTGGCGGTTTATTCCCCTGTCATGgattcacgcgtctagccactCAACACACTAGAATGCGATACTTTAAAGAGAAGTTCAACCTAATT GAATCGACTCCAATTCGCTACAACAACACCGCTAGAAGACCATTTTACTATGTATCCGTACTATCAACTCTCCAG ATAATGTTAGATAGTCCAGAAATCCGGAATGTAGTACAGTTTCCAATATTCTCTCCAGATGGGGCAATCAAAGACTGCATAGATGCTGATTATGCACAGAATTCTGACTTTTTTGCTGACGGGCAAAAGATAATGGTAGCAGCCTATTATGATGATATTGAAGTG GTGAATCCAATTGGCTCCAAAAGAAAAAAGCACAAGATAG CTCTTTTCTATTGGACGTTACTGAATGTCCCGCCTCAGCACAGATCCCAATTGAAATTCATACACCTGTTTGCTGTGGCATACTCTGCTGACGTTAAGGAATATGGAGTCCAAGCTATCCTTCTAAAGTTTGCCGAGGAAATTAATGTACTCAAGAAG GATGGTATTGAAGTTGTGAATCGGGACGGAAAGGACATCTATAAAGGATCTTTGCTTTTTTTTATTGGCGACACTCCAGCAGCCAATATGGTAGCAGGGTTTAAAGAAGGAGTGGGAGGGGCAGCCATGAAATGTCGGACGTGTTATGGTAGCTCACAAGAGATTATCCAACAG TTTAACCACACGGAGTTTAGACTGAGAGACATAGAGAGTCACCGTCGCCACTGTCTCCTTCTCGGTCCAGAGATGCCTGCTCGGCAGCGTGTAGAATACTCAAAGCGATACGGAATCAACTCGCTATCCATATTAGATAAGATCGATGGATTTGATGTTTGCCAATGCATTCCTGTTGACATTATGCATATTGTGTGCGAAGGAACTCTTCCTTATGCCATAAAGGGGTTCGTATCTAGGCTACTGGAAAACCGAATAATTTCTATATCGTCATTGAATGAACACATCAAAAACTTTCCATACAGAGGAGACGACAAGAAAAATGCACCCAGTAGCTTGGAAAGATCTTGCTTCAATGGACTAGACACCGGAAAAATTGGTCAATCTG CAACTCAAACTATCTGTTTGGGCTTTCTTCTACCTTTAATACTGGCTGGCCACAATATTGAAGAGATTCCAGAATACAGACTGCTGTTGATGATGGTTGAAATTACCTCCGTTCTGTTGGCATATTCGTTCAACAAAGACCAGATTACAACCGCCGCAACGCTAATAAAATTATACCTAGAAACCTGGGTGACCGTATATGGAGCTCACACCATTACTCCCAAGATGCATTACTTGGTACACATCCCCTACTACATAGTGAA ATTTGGTCTTCCAAGAGGAACCTGGTGCTTAAGGATGGAGGCTAAACATGCGTTCTTCAAATCATTACGCATGAGAAACTTTAAGAATGTGCCGCTAAGTCTAAGTAACAGACACCAACTCGAGTTTTGCCATGATTGGGCAGATGCCAATGTGCATGGCGTATTGCATCACAACAATGCCAAAACCAAGGGCGCAC GCACCGCTGAAGACAGTCCTGAACCACCTGAGCACATCCAGGAGAGTTTGGGAGATTGCACACAATGCTGCAACACCATCACAATATCTG GTTTTAGATATAGCATTGGGGACGCCTTTCGTCTAGCTAGCGATACCTATGGAGTAATTCTGCAAATAGTGGCTAACAATGACTATATTACAGCCTTTCTACTAGAAGAATATAAAGCAGAATGGTTTGAAGCTCGGCTCTTCGCTCACAAATTGCAATGTACCGGAAATTTTGTTTGGCGGCTGGTATCTAGTCTACCCCACCACCAtccattatatgtatataaactgcCGCCATTTCAACCCGCTTGTTATATTCAGCCAAGGTATTTTTCTGATCCTGAATTTGTTGATACCGTATGA
- the LOC137398326 gene encoding uncharacterized protein produces MEQFKTLFEEIGDTAAYEILLDNDILDEEVIPDLQPEQLQQLGVGSLGKCMKYLRRLKELVKSVQKNNLPSAAPSVALTLPTPNETASTLGAAVASPPASMPATPRPVVTTPRPVVTTPRPAVSTPSSAVSAISGSPAAEPIASASATAEATVSTPSSSPLFMRELNVPQFTGRETRKMVVQAIGEANWSHSHSRPNYDSVVLKVLRQFPDKSDIFKDASYTEDKDCYNNLPSAAPSVALTLPTPNETASTLGAAVASPPASMPATPRPVVTTPRPVVTTPRPVVTTPRPAVSTPSSAVSAISGSPAAEPIASASATAEATVSTPSSSPLFMRELNVPQFTGRETRKMVVQAIGEANWSHSHSRPNYDSVVLKVLRQFPDKSDIFKDASYTEDKDCYGYSGEGRGTSGFSEQGKEEFAGSKS; encoded by the exons ATGGAACAATTCAAAACCCTTTTTGAAGAGATAGGCGATACAGCGGCATACGAAATATTACTTG ATAATGATATCCTTGATGAAGAAGTGATACCTGACTTGCAACCAGAGCAGCTTCAGCAGCTTGGTGTTGG CTCTCTGGGGAAATGTATGAAATACCTACGAAGACTCAAAGAGCTTGTCAAAAGTGTtcaaaag aataacttaccaagtgctGCCCCCTCTGTTGCGCTTACACTACCAACACCTAATGAAACTGCTTCAACACTCGGCGCTGCGGTCGCATCACCACCTGCTTCCATGCCGGCCACACCTAGACCTGTGGTTACCACACCTAGACCTGTGGTTACCACACCTAGACCTGCGGTTTCAACACCTTCCTCTGCTGTTTCCGCTATTTCAGGATCACCTGCCGCCGAACCTATTGCTTCAGCCTCTGCCACTGCTGAGGCGACTGTTTCAACACCCTCTAGCTCTCCATTGTTTATGCGA gAGCTCAATGTACCTCAATTTACTGGACGAGAGACCAGGAAAATGGTTGTACAGGCGATTGGGGAAGCTAATTGGTCCCATAGTCACAGCAGACCCAACTACGATAGTGTGGTACTAAAAGTCCTGAGGCAATTTCCAGATAAGAGTGACATCTTCAAAGACGCTAGCTATACCGAAGATAAGGATTGCTAc aataacttaccaagtgctGCCCCCTCTGTTGCGCTTACACTACCAACACCTAATGAAACTGCTTCAACACTCGGCGCTGCGGTCGCATCACCACCTGCTTCCATGCCGGCCACACCTAGACCTGTGGTTACCACACCTAGACCTGTGGTTACCACACCTAGACCTGTGGTTACCACACCTAGACCTGCGGTTTCAACACCTTCCTCTGCTGTTTCCGCTATTTCAGGATCACCTGCCGCCGAACCTATTGCTTCAGCCTCTGCCACTGCTGAGGCGACTGTTTCAACACCCTCTAGCTCTCCATTGTTTATGCGA gAGCTCAATGTACCTCAATTTACTGGACGAGAGACCAGGAAAATGGTTGTACAGGCGATTGGGGAAGCTAATTGGTCCCATAGTCACAGCAGACCCAACTACGATAGTGTGGTACTAAAAGTCCTGAGGCAATTTCCAGATAAGAGTGACATCTTCAAAGACGCTAGCTATACCGAAGATAAGGATTGCTAc GGATATAGTGGTGAGGGCAGAGGCACTAGTGGTTTCTCCGAGCAAGGAAAAGAGGAATTTGCGGGTTCAAAATCTTGA
- the LOC137398548 gene encoding uncharacterized protein: MKDGWSGMVVEWPIYGQEAFLIPELELLLNRDLDLDALGKRAEDLFMAACPKETNPNDYGFEKLVIVIGKRLGDKKMLAETPEHKVSHSLPHLKFGKLCVDGEKLSVSEDPLVLLKLLAVFYIGDIEFGDAKKFGQLLEFTFLGSSTVRKGSKYLSVDKFMEKMKRESRADDE, translated from the exons ATGAAAGATGGTTGGAGTGGCATGGTTGTTGAGTGGCCAATTTATGGACAGGAGGCTTTT CTTATACCTGAGCTTGAGCTCCTTCTGAATCGGGACTTGGATTTGGACGCGTTGGGAAAGCGAGCAGAGGATTTGTTCATGGCTGCATGTCCAAAAGAGACTAATC CGAATGATTATGGATTTGAGAAACTGGTGATCGTGATTGGAAAGCGCCTTGGAGACAAAAAGATGCTGGCCGAAACACCCGAACACAAA GTAAGCCATTCTCTTCCCCACCTCAAATTTGGGAAACTCTGTGTGGATGGGGAAAAGTTAAGCGTTAGTGAGGACCCTCTCGTCCTGCTAAAACTTCTGGCAGTATTTTACATTGGGGACATCGAGTTTGGCGACGCCAAGAAGTTTGGCCAGCTGCTGGAGTTTACCTTCTTGGGCTCCAGCACCGTGAGAAAGGGAAGCAAGTATTTGTCTGTCGAcaaatttatggaaaaaatgaaGCGG GAAAGCCGAGCCGACGATGAGTAG